A single Nostoc cf. commune SO-36 DNA region contains:
- a CDS encoding MFS transporter, with protein sequence MNTLTFFRSLRNPVFARLYTAQTTSLLGDALTWVGLALLAFELAGKNAAVVLSVALTLRVTAFVLLSPLAGAIADHLDRKKIMVVTHIFRMLIVGMLPFVTQVWQVYVLIFALNVFNAFFTPTYQATIPLVTRENDCAGAIALSAATFQLLGVLGPGIAGSVAAFIGARQVFYLDALSFAIAAVLIFTLPGQLVVAQNQQPSRTTRQTLRDIKDGTTRLLTDAPIRYALAMQLVASIAGAQILVNTVGYVQGTLQLGEVQYGWVMAAFGIGATLCAVVFGTFNRSLPRTTFVLIGATLITLALLPANYANLTVLMLLWLVAGAGQSLVNLPTQTMIADRIPTAVQGRVYGAHFAWSHLWWAISYPLAGWLGSNFAEREFLYGSLVGLMLLVVVQITLSPQPHEHEHFHYPSVHEHKHIHDEHHQHDHDQEILVGESHNHLHEHTTIIYHSNPHTRDIHHRHSH encoded by the coding sequence ATGAATACTTTGACATTTTTTCGCAGCTTGAGAAATCCGGTATTTGCAAGGCTGTACACTGCTCAAACCACTAGTTTATTGGGCGATGCACTTACTTGGGTAGGTTTAGCCCTGCTTGCTTTTGAGTTAGCTGGAAAGAATGCTGCGGTTGTGCTTTCAGTAGCTTTGACTCTGCGTGTGACTGCTTTTGTGTTGCTGTCTCCCCTTGCAGGTGCGATCGCAGACCACCTTGATCGTAAGAAAATCATGGTCGTTACCCACATATTCAGAATGTTAATTGTGGGTATGTTGCCTTTTGTGACGCAGGTTTGGCAAGTCTACGTATTAATATTTGCACTTAACGTCTTTAATGCTTTCTTTACCCCAACTTACCAAGCCACAATTCCACTAGTAACGCGTGAGAATGACTGTGCAGGCGCGATCGCGCTTTCGGCTGCTACTTTTCAATTACTTGGTGTACTTGGCCCCGGTATCGCTGGGAGTGTCGCCGCCTTCATTGGTGCGAGACAAGTTTTCTATTTGGATGCTCTCAGTTTTGCGATCGCGGCAGTCTTAATCTTCACCCTACCAGGTCAGCTCGTCGTTGCACAAAATCAACAGCCTTCCAGGACAACACGCCAAACATTGCGAGACATTAAAGACGGTACAACTCGCCTGCTTACAGATGCACCTATTCGTTACGCGCTGGCGATGCAGTTAGTCGCATCGATTGCCGGAGCGCAAATCTTAGTAAATACTGTCGGCTACGTCCAAGGTACACTCCAATTGGGAGAAGTGCAGTATGGCTGGGTGATGGCAGCTTTTGGTATTGGTGCAACTCTCTGTGCGGTTGTTTTTGGTACGTTCAATAGAAGTTTGCCACGGACAACGTTTGTTTTGATTGGTGCAACTTTGATAACATTGGCTTTATTGCCTGCTAACTACGCAAATTTAACAGTATTGATGCTTTTATGGTTGGTAGCGGGTGCGGGGCAAAGTTTAGTGAACTTACCCACCCAGACAATGATTGCAGACCGCATCCCAACTGCTGTACAAGGACGAGTTTATGGCGCACACTTTGCCTGGAGTCATCTTTGGTGGGCAATCTCATATCCTCTTGCAGGTTGGTTGGGAAGTAACTTTGCTGAACGTGAGTTTCTTTACGGTAGCTTAGTGGGCTTGATGCTGCTAGTGGTAGTGCAAATTACCCTTTCACCTCAACCGCATGAACACGAACATTTTCACTATCCTAGTGTGCATGAACATAAGCACATCCACGATGAACACCATCAGCATGACCACGATCAGGAAATACTTGTAGGCGAATCTCACAACCATCTTCACGAACACACGACGATTATCTATCACAGTAACCCTCACACTAGGGACATTCACCATCGTCATAGTCATTAA
- a CDS encoding mechanosensitive ion channel family protein, producing the protein MSKLARTRTIWVFLLTILIVISITIPNSVRAQDERVTVRLDGRALFRVSAVDNTKASDRARQIERRMNRLLENPTAISPPQIETSQDKQKRVITTAGVPIVTLTTTDAQDNLTTVDALAIQWSQAIDAALKRASQRRLSPWGRFVAEVQASVETAFGRLIESAITIIPRAIAAILVIGLFWAIATFIRWLMRIIFRHIVEDLTVENLIKQLAYYAVWTLGLIVALDAFGFDPQAVATGLGLTSLALGFALKDIISNFISGMLILVLRPFELGDQIVVGETEGNVERIELRATQLRTYDGRVVLIPNAEVFTSRIINNTAAPIRRSSVELFIGYDSDLQQVVTILKNAAQATQEVLDEPGVSVRIRDLGQDDIVVETRFWTDSRRSDFVATTSAVRQAIVAALKKANIGLPDPDVRILVPRHPQRWQAAFGLKDSDSASS; encoded by the coding sequence TTGAGCAAACTAGCACGGACTCGCACAATTTGGGTATTTTTACTCACCATTTTGATTGTGATATCAATAACTATACCCAATTCAGTGAGAGCGCAAGATGAACGAGTAACAGTACGTCTAGATGGTCGTGCATTGTTCCGAGTAAGTGCAGTGGATAACACCAAGGCATCAGATCGTGCAAGGCAAATCGAACGACGGATGAATCGGTTATTAGAAAATCCAACAGCAATTTCTCCACCTCAGATTGAAACTTCCCAAGATAAGCAAAAGCGCGTTATTACTACTGCGGGAGTACCAATTGTTACTTTAACTACAACAGATGCTCAAGACAATTTAACAACTGTTGACGCGCTAGCTATCCAATGGTCACAGGCAATAGATGCTGCTCTTAAACGAGCAAGTCAACGCCGCCTTTCGCCTTGGGGGCGATTTGTAGCAGAAGTACAAGCATCAGTAGAGACTGCTTTTGGGCGACTGATAGAATCTGCTATCACAATTATTCCGCGTGCGATCGCTGCTATTTTAGTAATTGGTCTTTTCTGGGCAATAGCCACATTCATACGCTGGCTGATGCGAATTATCTTCCGCCACATTGTTGAAGATTTGACTGTTGAAAACCTAATTAAGCAGCTTGCATATTACGCCGTTTGGACACTCGGCTTGATAGTTGCCCTCGATGCTTTTGGCTTTGATCCCCAGGCTGTGGCGACTGGATTAGGATTAACTAGCCTTGCTTTGGGATTTGCCCTTAAGGATATCATCTCCAACTTTATTAGTGGTATGCTAATCCTTGTCTTACGTCCTTTTGAGTTGGGCGATCAAATTGTTGTTGGCGAAACCGAAGGAAACGTTGAGCGTATAGAATTGCGTGCTACCCAACTTCGTACATACGATGGTCGCGTGGTACTAATTCCTAATGCTGAAGTGTTTACTTCTCGGATCATTAACAACACAGCTGCACCTATCCGTCGTAGCAGTGTCGAACTATTCATTGGTTACGATAGCGACCTGCAACAAGTGGTTACTATTTTAAAAAATGCAGCCCAGGCAACACAAGAGGTACTTGATGAGCCGGGGGTTTCTGTGCGGATACGAGATTTAGGACAAGATGACATTGTAGTTGAAACCCGCTTTTGGACAGATTCGCGGCGTTCTGATTTTGTGGCTACGACATCAGCAGTTAGACAGGCGATAGTTGCTGCGTTGAAAAAAGCGAACATTGGATTACCAGACCCCGATGTAAGAATTTTAGTGCCGCGTCATCCGCAAAGGTGGCAAGCAGCATTCGGTTTAAAGGATAGTGACAGTGCTTCATCTTAA
- a CDS encoding sulfite exporter TauE/SafE family protein: MTIAWILGHFFAICIGISLGLIGGGGSVLAVPILVYVMGVTPKPAIAMTLFIVGCVSLIGVIPHWQQGNVNLKTAFMFGSATMLGAYVGAKFATLPFITGTIQMILFALMMLLAAGFMINKNAKPVPKVAATDLDLSLYSKPICKYCWLWMLSEGLGVGLLTGLVGVGGGFAIVPALVLLGNTPMKQAIGTSLLIIAMNSVAGLLGYLGQVSLNWHLMASFTIAASIGTISGAYLSQFVQPRQLQRGFGYLLIAVASFILFQNRSKFYSSPSPAAHNIQQEQHYQNSRSHFGYKKIRNSI, encoded by the coding sequence ATGACGATTGCCTGGATATTAGGTCATTTTTTCGCCATTTGTATAGGCATCAGTTTAGGGTTAATTGGCGGCGGTGGCTCGGTTTTAGCAGTACCGATTTTAGTGTATGTCATGGGTGTGACACCGAAACCTGCGATCGCCATGACGCTTTTTATTGTGGGATGTGTAAGTCTGATTGGTGTCATCCCCCATTGGCAGCAAGGCAATGTAAATTTAAAAACCGCTTTCATGTTTGGCTCTGCCACAATGTTAGGAGCTTATGTAGGAGCGAAATTTGCGACATTACCTTTTATTACTGGCACAATCCAGATGATTCTGTTTGCCTTGATGATGCTATTGGCAGCAGGATTTATGATTAACAAAAATGCTAAACCAGTTCCAAAAGTTGCTGCGACTGATTTGGATTTAAGCTTATATTCCAAACCAATATGTAAATACTGTTGGCTTTGGATGCTGAGTGAAGGTTTAGGTGTAGGTTTATTAACTGGATTAGTTGGGGTTGGTGGCGGATTTGCGATTGTTCCTGCCTTAGTTTTGTTGGGAAATACACCGATGAAACAAGCGATCGGCACTTCTTTACTAATTATTGCAATGAATTCTGTTGCTGGACTGTTAGGCTATCTAGGACAGGTATCACTGAATTGGCATCTCATGGCTTCATTTACAATCGCTGCCAGCATCGGCACAATTAGTGGAGCTTATCTTTCTCAGTTTGTACAGCCTAGACAGTTGCAACGAGGATTTGGCTATTTGCTCATAGCAGTAGCAAGTTTTATTTTATTTCAAAATCGCAGCAAATTTTACTCCTCTCCTTCCCCAGCAGCACACAACATACAGCAAGAGCAACATTATCAGAATTCACGTTCTCATTTCGGTTACAAAAAAATCAGGAATTCTATTTGA
- a CDS encoding MBL fold metallo-hydrolase codes for MLFRQLFDRESSTYTYLLADQQTQAAILVDPVLEQVERDSKLLTELGLSLRYCLETHIHADHITGTAKLREMTDCLGIVPDKAQASCADRYIKDGEILQLASITIQAIATPGHTDSHMAYLVNQDRVLTGDALFIRGCGRTDFQSGDAGTLFESVTQKLFTLSDETLVYPGHDYRGQTVSTIGEEKRWNPRFVGRDRQNFIEFMGSLDLPEPQKIMEAVPANERCGNLLFTR; via the coding sequence ATGTTATTCAGACAGTTATTTGACAGAGAAAGCAGCACTTACACTTATTTACTTGCAGATCAACAAACTCAAGCAGCTATTTTGGTCGATCCGGTACTGGAGCAAGTTGAACGTGATTCAAAACTACTTACAGAATTAGGGTTATCTCTGCGTTACTGCTTAGAAACCCACATCCATGCAGATCATATTACAGGTACAGCCAAATTGCGGGAAATGACCGATTGTTTAGGGATTGTTCCCGATAAAGCTCAAGCCAGTTGTGCAGATCGGTACATTAAAGATGGAGAAATCTTACAATTGGCAAGCATAACAATTCAGGCGATCGCCACACCAGGTCATACAGATAGCCACATGGCGTATTTAGTTAATCAAGATCGAGTTTTAACTGGAGATGCCTTGTTTATTCGTGGCTGTGGACGAACCGACTTTCAAAGTGGTGATGCGGGAACTTTGTTTGAATCAGTGACACAAAAACTATTTACTTTATCAGATGAAACTTTGGTATATCCTGGGCATGACTATCGTGGACAGACAGTATCTACCATTGGCGAAGAAAAACGCTGGAATCCAAGATTTGTCGGGCGCGATCGCCAAAACTTCATTGAGTTCATGGGCAGTTTAGATTTACCTGAACCGCAAAAAATTATGGAAGCAGTTCCCGCCAATGAACGTTGCGGTAACTTACTTTTTACCCGTTAA
- a CDS encoding protein tyrosine phosphatase family protein, with translation MENVKKINNELTVAGQVTSEQLQQAVNEGYKSVLNLRSPDEQGFISNEQQQAQALGLHYVNIPVKPNEISDELTTEVLEQIDQLPKPALIHCASTMRAGLMAFMNVATRQGMTPEQVFEKAAAAGFDCSANPQMKQFLEHYVSTHSQAN, from the coding sequence ATGGAAAACGTCAAAAAGATTAACAATGAATTAACAGTAGCAGGACAGGTGACATCAGAGCAGTTACAGCAGGCGGTGAATGAAGGTTATAAATCTGTACTCAATCTGCGATCGCCTGATGAACAAGGTTTTATCAGCAATGAACAGCAACAAGCACAAGCTTTAGGGCTGCACTACGTCAACATTCCGGTCAAGCCGAACGAGATTAGCGATGAACTGACTACAGAGGTACTTGAGCAAATTGATCAGCTACCCAAACCCGCTTTAATTCATTGTGCCAGTACTATGCGTGCGGGTTTAATGGCATTTATGAACGTAGCGACGCGACAAGGAATGACACCAGAGCAAGTATTTGAGAAAGCTGCTGCGGCTGGCTTTGATTGTAGTGCTAATCCGCAGATGAAACAGTTCCTTGAACATTATGTTTCAACTCACTCCCAAGCAAATTGA
- a CDS encoding ArsR/SmtB family transcription factor, translating to MLESSPQALAPVAEYFKVLSEVSRLQVLCCLKSGSKNVTEIIQETGLGQANVSKHLKVLMQAGIVTRQPQGISVFYQITDPIIFELCELVCDRLAIRLQEQTQQLEQLQALRHP from the coding sequence ATGTTAGAATCTTCCCCTCAAGCTCTTGCTCCCGTTGCTGAATACTTTAAAGTTTTGTCAGAAGTAAGTCGGCTGCAAGTTTTGTGTTGTCTCAAGTCAGGATCGAAAAACGTGACAGAAATCATCCAAGAAACCGGACTGGGACAAGCAAATGTTTCCAAACATTTGAAAGTATTGATGCAAGCGGGTATAGTCACTCGTCAACCACAAGGAATCAGTGTTTTTTACCAAATTACTGACCCGATAATTTTTGAGCTATGTGAGTTAGTGTGCGATCGCCTTGCTATTCGACTGCAAGAACAAACACAACAGTTGGAGCAACTGCAAGCACTGCGCCATCCGTAA
- a CDS encoding MFS transporter, protein MTTKTFQTIPRNVWVLGFVSLLTDISSEMIHSVLPLFLVSVLGADLLTVGWIEGIAESTASVLKVFSGALSDYLGQRKKLAVVGYGLSTLVKPLFALATSPAWVLMARFGDRVGKGIRVAPRDAIVADVTDSANRGAAYGLRQSLDTIGAFTGPLVAFMLMSFSGQNFRLVFWLALLPGILAVALLATGVQEPSNINSQRQNNPLQWSALQSLGKSYWVLVAIALLFNLGNSSDAFLLLQAQQAGISASLVPLTLVVMNVAYSLSAYPVGLLSDRIGRLGLLVGGFCVYALAYLGFAFVDAPWQVWGLFGLYGLHQGMSQGILLALVADRVPSHLRGTAFGLINLATGVALLPASLLGGVLWQTISPKATFIAGSVFALSAIVLLLVFEGRRRKSVGRE, encoded by the coding sequence GTGACAACAAAAACTTTTCAAACCATCCCCCGTAATGTTTGGGTTTTAGGATTTGTCAGCTTGTTAACTGATATTAGTTCTGAGATGATTCATTCAGTGTTGCCACTATTTCTAGTTTCGGTATTAGGGGCAGATTTGCTGACAGTTGGCTGGATTGAGGGAATTGCAGAATCAACTGCTTCTGTACTGAAAGTTTTTTCAGGAGCCTTAAGTGATTATTTAGGACAGCGTAAGAAATTGGCTGTTGTTGGTTATGGGCTATCTACCTTAGTTAAACCCTTATTCGCATTGGCAACTAGTCCTGCTTGGGTATTGATGGCTCGTTTTGGCGATCGCGTTGGCAAAGGAATTCGTGTAGCTCCCCGCGATGCAATAGTAGCAGATGTTACCGATAGCGCTAATCGTGGAGCCGCCTACGGTTTACGCCAGTCTCTGGACACTATCGGCGCATTTACTGGGCCACTAGTTGCATTTATGTTGATGTCTTTTTCAGGACAGAACTTTCGTCTAGTTTTCTGGTTAGCGCTGCTTCCTGGTATCTTAGCAGTAGCTCTTTTGGCAACGGGCGTGCAAGAACCCAGCAATATAAACAGTCAAAGGCAGAATAATCCTCTACAGTGGTCTGCCTTGCAAAGTTTAGGTAAAAGCTACTGGGTGCTAGTCGCAATTGCGCTACTATTTAATCTTGGTAACTCTAGCGATGCTTTTTTATTGCTGCAAGCACAGCAAGCTGGAATATCTGCTTCCCTAGTACCGCTTACCCTGGTTGTAATGAATGTAGCTTACTCTCTCAGCGCCTATCCAGTAGGATTGCTATCTGACCGCATTGGTAGATTGGGGCTATTAGTGGGTGGATTTTGTGTGTATGCTTTAGCATATCTAGGTTTTGCGTTTGTTGATGCTCCTTGGCAGGTGTGGGGACTTTTTGGGCTGTATGGGCTGCATCAGGGGATGAGTCAGGGCATATTGTTAGCACTGGTAGCAGATAGAGTTCCGTCCCATCTACGAGGTACTGCTTTTGGGTTAATTAATTTGGCTACTGGTGTAGCGCTCTTACCAGCTAGTTTGTTGGGAGGTGTTTTGTGGCAAACAATCAGTCCAAAAGCAACTTTCATCGCTGGAAGTGTTTTCGCTTTGAGTGCGATCGTATTACTGCTGGTATTTGAAGGCAGAAGACGGAAATCAGTAGGTAGAGAGTAA
- a CDS encoding COG4705 family protein: MNKVAKVTIFFWIMKIIATTLGETAGDFISMSLGLGYYVAFAITFAILAIFLFFQIQSDRYRPALYWVAIIATTTAGTEVSDLMDRSLGLGYAIGSLILVAALLSVLAIWYYRDRDLSVYPIARKDAETTYWLAILFSNSLGTAFGDFLTSNLGLSYIQGAFATASVIGVVIALHYVTKLSDVLLFWLAFIFTRPFGATFGDFLTKPIKNGGLSLPRGYASAIAFILLAVVLFFSVRNEKKVRHPIE, translated from the coding sequence ATGAACAAAGTTGCAAAAGTTACAATTTTCTTCTGGATTATGAAGATCATCGCCACGACACTCGGCGAAACCGCAGGTGACTTCATCTCAATGTCTCTTGGACTGGGGTATTACGTAGCCTTTGCCATAACGTTCGCCATTCTTGCTATTTTCCTGTTTTTTCAAATTCAATCCGACAGATATCGTCCAGCCCTTTACTGGGTAGCCATCATTGCGACAACCACAGCTGGAACCGAAGTGTCAGACCTGATGGATCGATCTCTTGGGCTGGGCTACGCAATAGGATCGCTTATCCTGGTAGCCGCTCTCTTGAGCGTTCTTGCCATCTGGTACTACCGGGATCGGGATTTGAGCGTTTATCCGATCGCAAGGAAAGACGCAGAGACAACCTATTGGCTGGCGATTCTGTTCTCAAACAGTTTGGGAACGGCCTTTGGTGATTTTCTGACAAGCAACTTAGGACTAAGCTATATCCAGGGCGCATTCGCGACGGCCAGCGTCATTGGTGTTGTCATCGCCCTTCACTACGTAACAAAGTTGAGCGATGTTCTCCTATTCTGGCTCGCGTTCATCTTCACACGCCCCTTCGGAGCCACCTTCGGAGATTTTCTTACCAAACCAATCAAAAATGGTGGTTTATCACTGCCAAGGGGCTATGCTTCGGCGATCGCCTTTATCCTGCTGGCAGTTGTCCTATTCTTTTCTGTGCGAAACGAGAAAAAAGTGCGTCACCCAATTGAGTGA
- a CDS encoding response regulator transcription factor produces the protein MRILIVEDDDRIAKPLAEDLKHQHHAVDIACDGIEGWEYSQAGNYDLILLDLMLPRLDGITLCKRLRASNCNAFILMLTARDTTSDKIIGLDAGADDYLVKPFELEELAARIRALSRRSPETRQLILIHGDLQLDPSNCNVTYASNPLSLTHKEYMILECFLKNPTQVLTRSAILDKLWEFDKLSGEETVKTHITNLRKKLRAVGSSEDFIETVYGVGYRLCPK, from the coding sequence ATGAGAATCTTAATAGTTGAAGATGACGATCGCATCGCTAAACCTTTAGCCGAAGATTTAAAACACCAGCATCATGCTGTTGATATTGCTTGTGATGGGATTGAAGGTTGGGAATATTCCCAAGCAGGTAATTATGATTTAATTTTATTAGATTTAATGTTGCCGCGCTTAGATGGAATTACTCTCTGTAAACGGTTACGTGCTTCTAATTGCAACGCTTTTATTTTGATGTTGACAGCACGCGATACAACATCAGATAAAATAATTGGACTTGATGCTGGTGCAGATGATTATTTAGTTAAACCATTTGAACTAGAAGAATTAGCAGCACGAATTAGAGCTTTATCTCGGAGAAGTCCAGAAACTCGCCAATTAATCTTAATTCATGGTGATTTACAATTAGATCCTAGTAATTGCAATGTTACTTATGCAAGCAACCCTTTGTCATTAACACATAAAGAATACATGATATTGGAATGTTTTTTGAAAAATCCTACTCAAGTTTTAACTCGCTCTGCAATTTTAGATAAATTGTGGGAGTTTGATAAATTATCCGGGGAGGAAACCGTTAAAACTCACATTACAAATTTAAGAAAGAAACTCAGAGCGGTAGGAAGTTCAGAGGATTTTATTGAAACTGTTTACGGTGTTGGTTATCGTCTGTGTCCTAAGTAA
- a CDS encoding sensor histidine kinase yields MFEKIRRRLLLSYFIVLSLILGGFAIAVRIVFTHSFHKQQTQKLAVLAQVAAANAEFDNGKIKIENDLPQDKLFENHQGLHWFDTKGNLIEKQGQDILNLPVHVTEGEQINIVGKNRIQSVTLPIISSDDKQFIGYVRASQSLEEFDETLNKLDLGLSGGIVVALIISGVGGVWLTRQAMQPIEESFERLKQFTADASHELRSPLMAIKSNTGVALKYPEGMRETDAEKFQAISSATNQMTRLTEDLLFLARHDNIPSRSKEIINLNSILNNLVQLYQPQAIAKQINLKSQLTEKLYLLGDINQITRLFTNLIQNAIHYTSSEGTVEITANRSASDIVVNVQDTGIGIAPKDLENIFERFWRADKSRSYNSGGSGLGLAIAQAIAQNHDGLITVTSQLGIGSCFTVRLPASSLN; encoded by the coding sequence ATGTTTGAAAAAATTCGCCGTCGTTTACTGTTGTCTTATTTCATCGTATTATCATTAATCTTAGGTGGATTTGCAATTGCCGTTCGGATTGTCTTTACCCATAGCTTCCATAAACAACAAACACAAAAACTTGCTGTTCTAGCACAAGTTGCTGCTGCTAATGCCGAGTTTGATAACGGTAAAATTAAAATTGAAAATGACTTACCTCAAGATAAGTTGTTTGAAAATCATCAAGGGTTACACTGGTTTGATACTAAAGGTAATCTTATAGAAAAACAGGGACAAGATATTTTAAATTTACCTGTTCATGTAACGGAAGGAGAACAAATTAATATAGTTGGTAAAAATCGTATTCAGTCTGTCACTTTACCAATTATTAGTAGTGACGATAAACAATTCATTGGATATGTAAGAGCTAGTCAATCTTTAGAAGAATTCGATGAAACTTTAAATAAATTAGATTTGGGGTTAAGCGGTGGAATTGTTGTAGCTTTGATTATTAGTGGTGTTGGTGGAGTTTGGTTGACTCGTCAAGCAATGCAACCAATTGAAGAAAGCTTTGAACGGTTAAAACAGTTTACTGCTGATGCTTCCCATGAACTCCGCAGTCCTTTAATGGCGATTAAAAGTAATACAGGGGTAGCACTCAAGTATCCAGAAGGGATGCGAGAAACTGACGCAGAAAAATTTCAGGCTATTTCTAGTGCTACTAACCAAATGACTCGGCTCACTGAAGACTTACTATTTTTAGCTCGTCATGATAATATTCCTAGCCGGAGTAAAGAAATTATTAATCTTAATTCAATTTTAAATAACTTAGTGCAACTATATCAGCCGCAAGCGATCGCTAAACAAATTAATCTGAAAAGTCAGTTGACTGAAAAGCTTTATCTGTTGGGTGATATAAATCAAATAACACGATTATTTACTAATTTAATTCAAAACGCTATACATTACACCTCGTCAGAAGGAACGGTAGAAATCACAGCTAATCGTTCTGCTTCCGATATAGTAGTTAATGTCCAAGATACAGGTATAGGAATTGCACCAAAAGATTTAGAAAATATTTTTGAGCGTTTTTGGCGAGCAGATAAATCACGTTCTTATAATTCTGGTGGTTCTGGTTTAGGATTGGCTATTGCCCAAGCTATTGCTCAAAATCACGATGGATTAATTACCGTCACAAGTCAATTGGGAATTGGAAGTTGTTTTACAGTGCGTTTACCAGCAAGTTCTCTTAATTAA
- a CDS encoding DUF2127 domain-containing protein: MIKKRPPGLIAIVIYKGFVALLLTATSIILLLALKKHDTLVAFSESYILEGKREVIEWLLEKIINIKPQTLKFSGIATAIYAVVTAIETIGLWYEKTWAKILVIGLVGISIPPEIYELIRGVTILKFLVFMANIAVLWYLIRHFYKH, encoded by the coding sequence ATGATCAAGAAACGTCCTCCAGGTTTAATAGCAATTGTTATTTATAAAGGCTTTGTTGCTTTACTGCTTACAGCTACATCTATTATTCTACTTTTAGCTTTAAAAAAACATGATACTCTTGTAGCCTTTTCCGAATCTTACATATTGGAAGGTAAACGCGAAGTTATTGAGTGGTTACTAGAAAAAATTATTAATATCAAACCACAAACTTTAAAATTTAGTGGAATTGCCACTGCAATATACGCAGTTGTGACAGCCATTGAGACTATCGGTTTATGGTATGAAAAAACCTGGGCAAAGATATTAGTTATTGGATTAGTTGGTATTAGTATACCTCCCGAAATCTATGAGTTAATTAGAGGGGTAACAATTTTAAAATTTTTAGTCTTTATGGCTAATATAGCTGTACTATGGTACTTGATCAGACACTTTTATAAACATTAA
- a CDS encoding PepSY domain-containing protein, translating into MKTSTKIALAAALMSILGVGAVVKTVSASPSQNSVQVAQASDGDGEANDATEAHEIMKNGVHHTKIAQASDGDGETNDDQEEQQEDKKLQALAKITAEQAKQAAETSVGDKASSVKLENEDGNLVYAVKIGQKEVKVDAGNGKVLYTENANQESDENEASRPKSSIQVTENNNERETNEGSK; encoded by the coding sequence ATGAAAACTTCAACAAAAATCGCTTTAGCAGCTGCTTTAATGAGTATTTTAGGTGTTGGTGCAGTGGTCAAAACCGTAAGTGCCTCTCCTTCACAAAACAGTGTACAAGTAGCTCAAGCTAGTGACGGAGATGGCGAAGCTAATGACGCTACAGAAGCTCATGAAATCATGAAGAATGGTGTTCATCACACTAAAATAGCTCAAGCAAGTGATGGTGACGGTGAAACTAATGATGATCAAGAAGAACAGCAAGAGGACAAAAAACTACAAGCTTTAGCTAAAATTACAGCAGAACAAGCTAAACAAGCTGCTGAAACTTCTGTCGGTGATAAAGCTAGTAGTGTAAAACTCGAAAATGAAGATGGTAACTTAGTTTATGCTGTAAAAATTGGTCAAAAAGAGGTGAAAGTTGACGCTGGTAATGGTAAGGTTCTCTACACTGAGAATGCGAACCAGGAAAGCGATGAAAATGAAGCTTCTCGTCCAAAGAGTAGCATTCAAGTTACGGAGAATAATAACGAACGGGAAACAAATGAAGGCAGTAAGTAG